AGTTTCCAAAACCATTTACTTAATAAGCAAAAAATCATTACTTGAAGGTCAACTACCCCCAAATCCCCCTATCTATAGGTTGGCACCCACCTTTCCAGCACATAAGGTTATATTTATTGGACTTATCATCCTCCTGCCAAAAAAAACTTCTCATCTAGAATTCCAACTTATGTAAAGGTCCTTCAGGCAAAATGGACATTGAAATCATAAAATAAGGTACTAGTTAAACAAGTTCTAAGCAAGATTAATTTAACACCATAGCCCAGAAAGTTACCCTGCCAAGTACCCAACTTTTTATCCATTTTACCCCATGTTCCAATCACTATTCCTTACTTTGACATTATGCGGAGGAATACCTAAATATATAATGGGTAAATCACCACTTACACAAGTAAAAATGTCTCTAACAAATGTTCTCTATCCTTAGCCTCACCAAAACAACAAACTTCACTTTCATCAAAATTAATCTTCGTACCTAAAAAATGTTCAAACAAGCAGACGATATCTTTTATATTTCTAGTGCTAGCTAGATCAATGTCATCCATATACTGTATCATAGTAAAGCCTTCTTCTATTAACCTAGACGCGACACCTCTAATAAGTTGTTCTCTAGCTCTACTCACTAAAATATGTAGAACATCAATAGCAATATTAAATAAGATGGGGgaaagagccccccccccccccattaaTCCTTTACCTGTCCTAAAATACTTACTCACATCTCACATGGCCATTGACCATTACTGCAATGCCACCGCTTTGAACTATCCGCTTAGTCCAATTAATATATTTAACAAGGAAACCTTTCATCTCAAGAATACAAAATATAAAACCCTAGTTAACTTTGTCATATGCTTACTCAAAGTCTATCTTAAAAAGAACCATGTTATCTTTCTTCTATGAATCTCACGTAAAACTTCATGTAAAACAAAATAAATCTATTCTTAATAAAAGCTACCTGAATAGGATCAATAATATTCAACAGTTCCGTTATTAATCACCTTAGTAATACAAATGGGTATATACATCTTAAGCATATTAGCCCTAGAGCATTTAGGAACTGAAGTAATCACACCATAATTTAATCTAGCCAAATCGATCCTCCCATAAAAAATCATTGAATAATTGAAAAAGAACCTTTCCCAACATATTCAAATAATGATAATAAAATTCTACTGGGAAACCATCCGGACCAGAAGGTTTATTATGATTCATTTGAAATAAAGCAACTCTATTTTTCTTCTAAACTAAACTCAACCACTAATTTATCTCTATCCACATCATCTAGCACACAGAAAATTGGAACTTCGAAGCAAACAAATCTTCCACTATTTTCAGTCCCAAACAACTCCTTATAAAAATCAGTAGATGATTTAACAAGTTAGCATCCCTTCTACCCCCTTCTTTTCGAGATACAATATGATTTCTTCTCCTCCTACCATTTTACTTTCGCCATAAGATAAGAAGAAGGAGCATTACGCGATAGAAGATCTCGCTCTTGAGCTCTTTGAATCCACTTAACCTCCTCATCCCTAACAATTCTATTGAGCCTCACCTTTGAAAAAAAAATCTCAGACTATACTTATGAGCAGAAAAATCTAAAAGTTCACTCTCTCTATCTATCTTGTCAGTGTCTTCAGTTAATTACATGGATGTGTATGGtttttttactttctttcttcACATGTACGTGTATGCATGTGCATGCGGGCGTGTGTACACATGCGCGCATGTTATGTGTGTACGTGTGTGCGCGCTTGGGCTTGTGCGTTCATGCGTGTCATGTGCACGCATGCATATCGATATCGTTCATGTGCGTGCGTGTGCGCTGCATGCGTGATATCAATAGAAAATTTAATTCATCTTCGGTGTGTTATATATACATCCGCATGGCGTGATGCCATCGATATGAGATAAATTTTTTTAATCTCCAACGTATACATGGACTACTGTATGACATGTGGAAAAATTATACTAGAGAAAAAATCCACTATATTATATGcttattttttttaataaaaagtGCAATTTCTATGCAATTTTTTGTCATCAATTATTTTAagttttttttctttattcttttatataatACTAATGTTTTTAATCCGTTCCTCCTCAGGAAAACTTCACCTTTTATTTTATCTTAGTTTCTGTTTCAGATTTTTTTCCCCCAGCCGTAAACAGGTGCCCTTTTTTATCAACAATATGATAACCTATATGTTGTTGTGGGAATGTTTTGCATTACATGTTAATAAAATTTGGTTGTATGAAGCATGCATATTTAGAGTAATATGAGCACTAAAACTGAAAATACATGTGGTTTTCTTGTGTTTGTTTATTGTACAGTTGTAAAATATTTATAAAATAACATAACAGAATTTTTCATGGGTGTTTTCATGTTGACGTGGGCATTTTTTATGCgtagggctagctatttagatatagaagctaCACCTCATTTATGTTTTTTAACCTTTTTTAAAAAtaaccatcacagggaacaagggaaGCGCACCACCTGAATATGGTCTCATTTTGGAAAAATGATGCAGTCTATAAAGAAAAACAAGTTGAAAGCCTAAACATCCTTAGGGGGGCCGAGGCAAGTACATAAAAACACACAAAAAAGGCCAGGTACAAAATTATAACGCAACACAATGATCAGCCTTATAGACATCAGATGGACCTAGGTGGTCGTTCGATGCGGCACATGTGATGTCATAACCACATATAGGGCACCACAAGAAACAAAGAGAAAGTTGTTGAGGCAACACATCGCGTCAGAGACAATAGAGAGGTAAACTACGAAGGATACCACTCGAGAAGGACAACACCAAAACCACCGTCAGGGGAAGACCACGGGTAGTCACGTCAAGGAGTCGTGCCATTACCAACCAGTACCATCCGCATCCGACAAATCAGGGGAAGGTTGGTCATATCCCTAGAGTGAAAATGAATACATGGAAGGTCTGGCTCGACaagtgtgcatgaagcggaagtacaATTTTACACCAGAAGAGTGATCATTGCCAATGGAAGAGGCGAgaaatagtgatgatgatgatgtgacaTGATCGTAGAGAGTGCCCCCAATGAAATTATCACTGCACAGGGCTAGTCTTGGCCCAAGGTGGAGTGTAAACGAAGGGCACTGTAGAACAATGAGAGGTCCCTTCAGGAACATCCGATAAAACAATGAGAGAAACAACAATAAGGCGTACCCACTGGTAGTTGTGTGGAGATTTTCCAGGGCTCACGAAAAATATTGATAAGTTCATCATGCGACATGAAAGAGATGAATGCCACCAACGTGAAAGAATAACATGGATGTGACACCACTGTCATTGTTGGGCGGAGCCATCGGTGGATTCCTCTCCATCTTCAAACCCGCCATAGAGGGAGAGAGGCATGGAAATGCCACTACTAAGGTGAGATGCGCCACCAAGGAGGCATGGAAATCAATACTTGTGTAGAGCATGTACGAATCCTTGTATTTACCTGCAACGATTTTCTTTTCAATTTCTACGTGTATAAACgatatatttttcttttcttttggtgtATAAACTCCATATTGTGTAGACTTTTGACGGTGGATTAAGGAAACCCGAGAACGGGCAAAAATCCATCGCCGCCTCCATTCGGCGCCCAAAATTCGCGCTCACCGCCTAAACCGCCCAGAGATCCGCGCTCGACCTCCCACCAGCCAATAACTCTTCCCCACGCGTCTCAATCCTCACCGTCAACCACATCGGACGCCTGAGATCCTTCCACCTCACCAATCCGCGCCCTCACCCCCTCCACCAATCACACCCCCCCACGCCCCTCTATAAATCCAATTCCCATCTCATCCCACCGCAAACCATCACCAGCGCCCTCTCCGATCATCGTCCTCCTCCCCGCCGCAACCAGCCAGCCACCTCTCGATCCGTCCGCGATGGCGCCCAAGGCGGAGAAGAAGCCCGCGGAGAAGAAGCCGGCGGAGGAGAAGGCGGAGAAGGCGCCCAAGggggagaagaagcccaaggcggaGAAGCGGCTGCCGGCGGccaaggagggcggcggcggcggcggctcggacaagaaggccaagaagaaggccaagaagagcgtggagacgtacaagatctacatcttcaaggtgctgaagcaggtgcacCCGGACATCGGCATCTCCTCCAAGGCCATGTCcatcatgaactccttcatcaacgACATCTTCGAGAAGCTCGCGCAGGAGGCCGCCAAGCTCGCCCGGTACAACAAGAAGCCCACCATCACCTCCCGCGAGATCCAGACCTCCGTCCGCCTCGTCCTCCCCGGCGAGCTCGCCAAGCACGCTGTCTCCGAGGGCACCAAGGCCGTCACCAAGTTCACCTCCTCCTAGACGCTCGTCCCCCGCCCTTCTCTCTCGTCTCCTCGCGTTTGATGATCGTCTTGGCCCCAGGGATCGAGGCTCGTAGTTT
The sequence above is a segment of the Triticum dicoccoides isolate Atlit2015 ecotype Zavitan chromosome 1A, WEW_v2.0, whole genome shotgun sequence genome. Coding sequences within it:
- the LOC119282498 gene encoding histone H2B.11, with amino-acid sequence MAPKAEKKPAEKKPAEEKAEKAPKGEKKPKAEKRLPAAKEGGGGGGSDKKAKKKAKKSVETYKIYIFKVLKQVHPDIGISSKAMSIMNSFINDIFEKLAQEAAKLARYNKKPTITSREIQTSVRLVLPGELAKHAVSEGTKAVTKFTSS